The proteins below come from a single Chryseobacterium nepalense genomic window:
- a CDS encoding aspartate aminotransferase family protein, whose amino-acid sequence MNLFNVYPLFNINPIKAQGSFLWDDKGKKYLDFYGGHAVISIGHNHPHYQNHLKEQLDKISFYSNSVQNKLQTELAEKLGKLSGLEDYNLFLCNSGAEANENALKLASFHNGKNKVLYFSGSFHGRTSAAVSVTDNPKIVAPVNYDERFIKSEWNNIEQLEKVFEKQGSEISSVIIEGIQGVGGIMIPTAGFLTKIKELCEKYNVVLILDEVQSGYGRSGYFFAHQEFGIEADIITTAKGMGNGFPIGGVLIHPKFQASNGLLGTTFGGNHLACVAAIAVLDVMKDENLIGNAQEMGEYIENEIKNFPHIKTIRRKGLMIGIELDRDCSEVRSSLLYNHHIFTGNSNDKAVLRILPALNIKKEETDLFISALKEVLENI is encoded by the coding sequence ATGAATTTATTCAACGTATATCCATTATTCAACATCAATCCGATAAAAGCTCAGGGATCATTTCTCTGGGACGACAAAGGGAAAAAATATCTTGATTTTTACGGTGGTCACGCGGTGATTTCCATCGGACATAATCATCCGCATTACCAAAATCATTTGAAAGAGCAATTAGATAAAATTTCTTTTTATTCAAACTCGGTTCAGAATAAATTACAAACTGAACTGGCTGAAAAATTAGGGAAACTTTCAGGCTTGGAAGATTATAATTTATTTCTGTGCAATTCAGGTGCTGAAGCGAATGAAAATGCTTTAAAACTGGCTTCTTTCCACAACGGAAAAAATAAAGTACTTTATTTTTCAGGCTCGTTTCACGGAAGAACTTCGGCGGCAGTTTCGGTGACGGATAATCCGAAAATCGTAGCTCCGGTCAATTATGACGAAAGATTTATCAAGTCTGAATGGAATAATATCGAACAGCTGGAGAAAGTTTTCGAAAAACAAGGAAGTGAAATCTCGTCTGTTATTATCGAAGGAATTCAGGGAGTTGGAGGTATTATGATTCCAACGGCTGGATTTTTAACTAAAATCAAAGAATTATGCGAAAAATATAATGTTGTTTTGATTTTGGATGAAGTTCAGTCGGGATACGGAAGAAGTGGTTATTTCTTTGCCCATCAGGAATTCGGGATTGAAGCCGATATCATCACAACAGCAAAAGGAATGGGAAATGGTTTCCCGATTGGTGGCGTTTTGATTCATCCAAAATTTCAGGCAAGCAACGGTTTGCTGGGAACTACTTTCGGTGGAAATCATTTAGCTTGTGTCGCTGCAATTGCGGTTCTGGATGTTATGAAAGATGAAAATCTCATCGGAAATGCTCAGGAAATGGGTGAGTATATTGAAAATGAAATTAAAAATTTTCCACATATTAAAACAATTCGAAGGAAAGGTCTGATGATCGGGATTGAACTTGATCGGGATTGCTCGGAAGTGAGGAGCAGCCTGTTGTACAATCATCATATTTTCACAGGAAATTCTAATGATAAGGCTGTGCTGAGGATTCTTCCGGCACTTAATATTAAAAAAGAAGAAACTGATCTATTCATCAGTGCTTTGAAAGAAGTATTGGAGAATATTTAA
- the argB gene encoding acetylglutamate kinase, translating into MKEKLYIIKIGGSLIDDEELLEQFLEQFAEIQEKKILVHGGGKLATTLADKLGIKQKLVNGRRITDKDTLDIVAMVYAGGINKNIVAKLQQKKCKAIGFSGADANLIKAKKREHQEIDFGFVGDITEKSVNRKLISKLLKLKLVPVFSAITHDKKGHLFNTNADTIASVIAQALSIKYDVELLYCFDKEGVLEDVNNPASVIKNISEEEFSILKNEGKLHKGILPKLENALGAVKNNVNKVFLIKETELKNHIENHHAGTEICL; encoded by the coding sequence ATGAAAGAAAAATTATACATCATAAAAATTGGCGGATCATTAATTGATGATGAGGAATTATTAGAACAATTCTTAGAGCAGTTTGCTGAAATTCAGGAAAAGAAAATCCTTGTTCATGGTGGCGGAAAATTAGCAACCACTTTGGCGGACAAGCTTGGAATTAAACAAAAGCTGGTGAACGGTAGAAGAATCACAGATAAAGATACTTTAGATATTGTAGCGATGGTGTATGCAGGAGGAATTAACAAAAATATTGTGGCAAAACTTCAGCAAAAGAAATGTAAAGCCATAGGTTTTTCCGGTGCCGATGCGAATTTAATTAAAGCTAAAAAACGGGAACACCAAGAAATTGATTTCGGATTTGTGGGAGATATTACCGAAAAAAGTGTGAACAGAAAGTTGATTTCAAAGTTGCTTAAACTAAAATTAGTTCCGGTGTTTTCAGCGATTACCCATGATAAAAAAGGACATCTCTTCAATACCAATGCAGACACCATTGCTTCGGTAATTGCGCAGGCTTTATCAATAAAATATGATGTGGAATTATTGTACTGCTTCGATAAAGAAGGTGTTTTGGAAGATGTAAATAACCCAGCATCTGTTATTAAAAATATTTCCGAAGAAGAATTTTCAATCTTAAAAAACGAAGGAAAACTTCATAAAGGAATTCTTCCAAAATTGGAAAATGCCTTAGGAGCAGTAAAAAATAATGTGAATAAGGTATTCTTAATTAAGGAAACCGAACTAAAAAACCATATAGAAAACCATCATGCAGGAACTGAAATCTGTTTATAG
- a CDS encoding IS1/IS1595 family N-terminal zinc-binding domain-containing protein, with translation MENQCPKCNNNKVVKSGIVNDKQRFLCKDCNYYFTVKKLGKQIDDYYVTKALQLYLEGLSFREIERIIGVSHVTISSWIKKYNITRPPHSEFHPVYKILKQNELIEYMSKEENIKNSGLIITQFADKYMLIKWERFKK, from the coding sequence ATGGAAAATCAATGTCCGAAATGCAATAACAATAAAGTTGTAAAAAGCGGGATCGTAAATGACAAACAGCGTTTCCTATGTAAAGACTGCAACTATTATTTCACTGTTAAAAAATTAGGAAAACAGATCGATGATTATTACGTAACAAAAGCATTACAACTCTATCTGGAAGGCTTAAGTTTCCGTGAGATTGAGAGAATTATTGGTGTTTCACACGTAACCATTAGTTCATGGATTAAGAAATACAACATCACAAGACCTCCCCATTCAGAATTTCATCCTGTGTATAAGATTTTAAAGCAAAACGAATTGATTGAATATATGAGCAAGGAAGAAAATATTAAAAATTCTGGGTTAATTATTACTCAGTTTGCAGATAAATACATGCTTATCAAATGGGAACGATTTAAAAAATAA
- a CDS encoding M20 family metallo-hydrolase, producing the protein MQELKSVYSKEELLNNAVDLLKRLIEIPSFSKDEFNTSVEIENFFKRHQIPTKRFKNNIWAVNKNFDVFKPSILLNTHHDTVKPNKAYTLDPFLPIEKDGKLFGLGSNDAGASLVSMAQVFLYFFEKEDLKYNLVIALTAEEEISGFDGIEALFPQLPNIELAIVGEPTQMNLAIAEKGLLVIDGEMKGTPSHAAHPNNDNSIVKCMEDLRNILNFKFPKISDYLGEVKITLSGVHAGVQHNVVPESCTFTLDVRVTDEYSNQEAFEIIQSQMKSTLTARSFRLNSSKIEMEHPFVQAGLEIGRTTYGSPTSSDQAIIPCTSVKLGPGDSRRSHTADEFIFIEEIAEGIEIYIQILEKVL; encoded by the coding sequence ATGCAGGAACTGAAATCTGTTTATAGTAAAGAAGAACTACTGAATAACGCAGTGGATTTGCTGAAAAGACTGATTGAAATTCCGTCATTCAGCAAAGATGAATTTAATACATCCGTGGAAATTGAAAATTTTTTCAAAAGACATCAAATTCCGACGAAGCGATTTAAAAATAACATCTGGGCTGTGAATAAGAATTTTGATGTTTTCAAACCGTCAATTTTGCTGAATACACATCATGATACCGTAAAACCGAATAAAGCGTACACTTTGGATCCGTTTCTACCAATTGAAAAAGACGGAAAATTATTCGGATTGGGAAGCAATGATGCAGGAGCTTCTTTGGTTTCGATGGCGCAGGTTTTTTTGTATTTTTTTGAGAAAGAAGATTTAAAATATAATTTAGTTATTGCTTTGACAGCAGAGGAGGAGATTTCAGGTTTTGACGGGATCGAAGCTTTATTTCCACAGTTGCCCAATATCGAACTCGCCATCGTAGGAGAACCAACGCAGATGAATCTGGCGATCGCGGAAAAAGGTCTTTTGGTGATCGACGGGGAAATGAAGGGCACTCCTTCTCATGCTGCTCATCCTAACAATGATAACTCGATTGTAAAATGTATGGAAGACCTCCGAAACATTTTGAATTTTAAATTTCCAAAAATTTCGGATTATCTGGGTGAGGTAAAGATAACGTTGTCAGGGGTTCATGCCGGAGTTCAGCATAATGTCGTTCCGGAATCGTGCACTTTTACTTTGGATGTAAGAGTGACGGATGAGTATTCTAATCAAGAAGCATTTGAAATCATTCAGTCACAGATGAAATCAACGTTGACAGCGAGATCTTTCAGATTAAATTCTTCAAAAATTGAAATGGAGCATCCGTTCGTACAGGCAGGTCTTGAGATTGGAAGGACAACATACGGCTCGCCGACTTCATCCGACCAGGCCATTATTCCTTGTACATCGGTAAAACTCGGACCAGGTGACAGCAGGCGCTCTCATACCGCAGATGAATTTATTTTCATCGAAGAAATTGCGGAGGGAATTGAGATTTATATTCAAATTTTAGAAAAGGTTTTATAG
- the argC gene encoding N-acetyl-gamma-glutamyl-phosphate reductase, with product MKKKIGIIGANGYTGSELVRLLAFHPHVSLSFLYSRSNSGTKISDLYPDLTTVCEMVLTDQPEEVDILFLCLPHKESQNWLSQNPVKDSTLVIDLGNDFRLDGSFGDRNFIYGLPEINKKQLSEARSIANPGCFATAIQLALLPLAQKGLLDEVYTTGITGSTGAGQSLQPTTHFTWRNDNISAYKTLTHQHVDEILQQLVSFNNNEISLNFVPWRGDFARGIFTSSTVETDVELSEIYQLFEDFYADELFVKVSEKAIDLKQVVNTNRCVIHIEKSGNVAVIHSAIDNLLKGASGQAVQNMNIAMGWEEDLGLNLKPIAF from the coding sequence ATGAAAAAGAAAATTGGAATCATCGGAGCCAACGGTTACACAGGAAGCGAACTGGTTCGTCTGCTGGCTTTTCATCCTCATGTGTCTTTGAGTTTTTTGTATAGTCGTTCAAATTCGGGAACAAAGATTTCGGATCTGTACCCAGATTTAACGACAGTTTGCGAAATGGTTTTAACGGATCAACCAGAAGAAGTCGATATTTTGTTTTTATGCCTTCCTCACAAAGAAAGTCAGAATTGGCTGAGTCAGAATCCTGTAAAAGATTCAACGCTGGTTATTGATTTGGGAAATGATTTTCGTTTGGACGGTAGTTTCGGAGATAGAAATTTTATCTACGGATTACCTGAAATCAACAAAAAACAACTTTCAGAAGCAAGAAGTATTGCCAATCCGGGATGCTTTGCGACTGCTATTCAACTTGCTTTGCTTCCTTTAGCGCAAAAAGGTTTGTTAGATGAGGTGTATACGACAGGAATTACGGGTTCAACAGGCGCAGGCCAGTCTTTACAGCCAACAACCCATTTTACATGGAGGAATGACAATATTTCAGCTTATAAAACCTTGACTCATCAACATGTGGATGAGATTTTACAGCAGTTAGTTTCTTTTAATAATAATGAAATTAGTTTGAATTTTGTTCCCTGGAGAGGGGATTTTGCGAGAGGGATTTTTACAAGTTCCACGGTGGAAACAGATGTGGAACTTTCAGAAATATATCAATTGTTTGAAGATTTTTATGCCGATGAACTTTTTGTAAAGGTAAGTGAAAAAGCAATTGATTTAAAGCAGGTTGTCAATACGAATCGCTGTGTGATTCATATTGAAAAGAGTGGAAATGTTGCGGTTATTCACTCAGCGATTGACAATTTGTTGAAAGGAGCTTCCGGACAGGCTGTTCAAAACATGAATATTGCAATGGGTTGGGAAGAAGATTTAGGATTGAACTTAAAACCTATTGCATTTTAA
- a CDS encoding N-acetylornithine carbamoyltransferase, with protein sequence MKKFTAVSDVENLQEIIKKALQIKENPLSETDKGKGKTIGLVFLNSSLRTRLSSQIAAQNLGLNVLTLNAAQEAWNLEFADGAVMNGDTVEHIKDAIEVLNQYCDIIAVRCFAGMKSKEDDVNESILSQFEQHAKVPVISLESATRHPLQSLADCITITESWQEDRKPKVVLTWAPHIKPIAHAVGNSFAEWMQEMDVDFIITNPEGYDLDKNFTKDVKVIHDQDEALKDADFIYVKNWSSFDEYAEMPEVKENWMLTNEKLENTNQAKVMHCLPVRRNVELSDEVMDGENSIIYQQAKNRIFSAQAVFSEILDELNSK encoded by the coding sequence ATGAAAAAATTCACCGCTGTAAGTGACGTTGAGAACTTACAGGAAATTATAAAAAAAGCTTTACAAATTAAAGAAAATCCTCTTTCGGAAACTGATAAGGGAAAAGGAAAAACCATCGGACTTGTATTTTTAAATTCAAGTTTGAGAACCCGTTTGAGTAGTCAGATTGCTGCGCAGAATTTAGGGTTAAATGTTTTAACATTAAATGCAGCTCAGGAAGCCTGGAACCTTGAATTTGCAGATGGCGCAGTGATGAATGGCGATACTGTTGAACATATCAAAGACGCGATTGAAGTATTAAATCAATATTGTGACATCATTGCAGTTCGTTGTTTTGCGGGAATGAAAAGTAAGGAAGATGATGTAAACGAAAGCATTTTAAGTCAGTTCGAGCAACATGCAAAAGTTCCCGTTATTTCCTTGGAATCGGCTACACGCCATCCTTTGCAAAGTTTGGCTGATTGCATTACGATTACAGAAAGCTGGCAGGAAGACCGTAAACCGAAAGTGGTTTTAACCTGGGCGCCTCACATCAAACCGATTGCTCACGCGGTAGGAAATTCTTTCGCAGAATGGATGCAGGAAATGGATGTCGATTTTATCATTACCAATCCGGAAGGTTATGATTTAGATAAAAATTTCACGAAAGACGTAAAAGTTATTCATGATCAGGATGAAGCGTTGAAAGATGCAGACTTTATTTATGTTAAAAACTGGTCGTCTTTTGATGAGTATGCGGAGATGCCTGAAGTGAAAGAAAACTGGATGTTAACGAATGAAAAATTGGAAAATACCAATCAGGCAAAGGTAATGCATTGTCTTCCGGTTCGTCGAAATGTAGAATTGAGCGATGAGGTAATGGATGGTGAAAATTCTATCATTTATCAACAGGCAAAAAACCGGATTTTCTCAGCGCAGGCCGTTTTCTCAGAAATTTTGGATGAATTGAATTCTAAATAA
- a CDS encoding MFS transporter, with translation MSDNNQVSYENMTERQKNRTIWGVITASSLGTLIEWYDFYIFGSLAVVLATKFFPSDNPTAAFLSTLATFAAGFVVRPFGALFFGRLGDIIGRKYTFLVTLLIMGFSTFLIGCIPSYETIGFLAPVLVLILRLLQGLALGGEYGGAATYVAEYAQPGRRGYWTSWIQTTATAGLFISLIVILVTKTTLSVEEFDGWGWRIPFWISILMVGVSYIIRRNMKESPLFAKAKSEGKTSKNPLKESFGNKFNFKFVLLALFGAAMGQGVIWYTGQFYAMSFLQKVMNVESAQVDSLMATALFLGTPFFVFFGWLSDKIGRKAVMMTGMLIAILAYRPIYDSMFKSVNLENKTIAANGITETRTAKIHDKITTDSLISFHKETLYTDGTLIKKDSVVHWSPTGPVIKDGKAEEPKVSQSIKLADNTKWYLVFMVFIQVIFVTMVYGPIAAFLVEMFPVRIRYTSMSLPYHIGNGVFGGLLPAVATYLVTTGKEAGHATWYLEGLWYPIGVAGVCLLIGLFYLKNKNNNIHD, from the coding sequence ATGAGCGATAACAATCAAGTAAGCTACGAGAATATGACCGAAAGACAAAAAAATCGCACGATTTGGGGCGTGATTACGGCATCATCACTCGGAACATTAATAGAATGGTACGACTTCTATATATTCGGGAGTCTGGCTGTTGTTTTAGCTACGAAATTTTTTCCGTCGGATAACCCGACCGCAGCATTTTTATCGACCTTAGCTACTTTCGCGGCAGGATTTGTCGTAAGACCTTTCGGAGCATTATTTTTCGGAAGACTTGGAGACATCATCGGAAGAAAGTATACATTCCTGGTAACGTTGCTGATCATGGGATTTTCAACTTTCCTTATCGGATGTATTCCAAGTTATGAGACCATCGGATTTTTAGCACCTGTTTTAGTTTTAATTTTAAGATTACTACAAGGTCTGGCTCTTGGTGGTGAATACGGAGGAGCGGCAACCTATGTCGCAGAATATGCACAGCCCGGAAGAAGAGGCTACTGGACTTCATGGATCCAGACAACGGCAACAGCAGGACTTTTCATTTCATTAATCGTTATTCTAGTCACCAAAACGACGCTTTCGGTAGAAGAGTTTGATGGTTGGGGCTGGAGAATTCCATTCTGGATATCAATTTTAATGGTGGGTGTTTCTTATATCATCAGAAGGAATATGAAAGAATCTCCCTTGTTTGCAAAAGCCAAAAGTGAAGGTAAAACTTCAAAAAATCCTTTAAAAGAAAGTTTCGGGAATAAATTCAACTTCAAATTTGTCTTATTGGCATTATTCGGAGCGGCAATGGGACAAGGAGTCATCTGGTACACAGGACAGTTTTATGCGATGAGCTTCCTTCAGAAAGTAATGAATGTAGAATCTGCACAGGTTGACTCACTGATGGCAACAGCACTATTCCTGGGAACACCTTTCTTCGTATTCTTCGGGTGGCTTTCGGATAAAATCGGACGAAAAGCCGTGATGATGACGGGAATGCTGATTGCTATTCTGGCCTACAGACCTATTTACGACAGTATGTTTAAGAGTGTAAATCTTGAAAATAAAACGATAGCAGCCAATGGAATTACAGAAACAAGAACAGCTAAAATTCATGATAAAATCACAACCGACAGCCTGATAAGCTTCCATAAAGAAACTTTATACACCGACGGGACTTTAATCAAAAAAGACAGTGTTGTACACTGGTCACCGACCGGGCCTGTCATAAAAGACGGAAAAGCAGAAGAACCGAAAGTTTCTCAAAGCATCAAATTAGCCGATAATACAAAATGGTATCTCGTTTTTATGGTATTCATTCAGGTGATTTTTGTGACGATGGTTTACGGTCCTATTGCAGCATTTTTGGTAGAGATGTTCCCAGTGAGGATTCGCTATACCTCAATGTCTCTTCCTTATCATATCGGAAACGGTGTTTTCGGAGGATTGCTTCCGGCTGTAGCCACCTATCTGGTTACCACAGGAAAAGAGGCAGGGCATGCAACATGGTATCTGGAAGGACTTTGGTATCCTATCGGAGTTGCCGGAGTCTGTTTATTAATCGGATTATTTTATCTTAAAAATAAGAACAATAATATTCACGATTAG
- a CDS encoding porin, with the protein MKKLLTLIGLALISNSLYSQGSPDYGSGLKINLNQQGDKYIRFILWDQFWLRNTDMNPGSMVGGEPTDNSWSLGNRRLRALAYAQISKRYMILAHFGINNQTFINGGGSGTSGTGGYGNGKKPQMFFHDAWNEYAVVLPGEAGKFSLSLGAGLHYYMGLSRMTMASTLNFLTVDSPIFTWPLIDNSDQFARQLGMFAKGKYGKLEYRFSLNKPFATDLVPANVTDPSKAVAVDNNGNPNFSKAAYVEYQFLDEESNLLPFKVGSYLGTKKVFNVGAGFYHQKDGTRTSVNSNIEKHDITLVAVDAFADIPLGNAKNKMAVSAYAGYYNYQFGPNYIRNIGIMNIASSDPNFVGNKAIAGPGNLQPTIGTGNIIYAQAGLLLPSQAEKPKIRIQPFAAYTHKSFEAFDKSSSQFDVGANWFIDGHHAKITTQYSTRPVYTSPTDSPSSKGEFIIQFQIYL; encoded by the coding sequence ATGAAAAAATTACTCACTTTAATCGGATTGGCTTTAATCAGCAATTCTTTATATTCTCAAGGTTCACCTGATTATGGAAGTGGATTAAAAATAAATCTCAATCAGCAAGGTGACAAATACATCAGATTTATTTTATGGGATCAGTTTTGGCTGAGGAATACCGATATGAATCCTGGCAGTATGGTTGGTGGAGAACCGACTGATAATTCATGGAGCTTAGGAAATAGAAGATTGCGTGCATTGGCATATGCTCAAATTTCCAAAAGATATATGATCTTAGCCCATTTTGGAATTAATAATCAGACTTTTATCAATGGCGGTGGCTCGGGAACTTCAGGAACAGGAGGATACGGAAACGGCAAAAAGCCACAGATGTTTTTTCATGATGCCTGGAATGAATACGCTGTGGTTTTACCTGGTGAAGCCGGAAAATTCAGTTTATCTTTGGGAGCAGGACTGCATTACTACATGGGTCTTTCAAGGATGACGATGGCTTCAACATTGAATTTCCTTACTGTCGATTCGCCAATCTTTACATGGCCTTTAATTGACAATTCCGACCAGTTTGCGAGGCAGCTGGGGATGTTTGCCAAAGGAAAATATGGAAAACTGGAATATCGTTTTAGCTTAAACAAACCTTTCGCGACCGACCTGGTTCCGGCGAATGTGACTGATCCATCGAAAGCCGTAGCCGTTGACAACAACGGAAATCCGAACTTTTCAAAAGCAGCATATGTCGAATACCAGTTTCTGGATGAGGAGTCGAATCTATTGCCTTTTAAAGTGGGTTCTTACTTAGGAACAAAAAAGGTTTTCAATGTCGGAGCCGGATTTTATCATCAGAAAGACGGAACGAGAACTTCCGTGAATTCCAATATTGAAAAACATGACATTACACTTGTTGCCGTTGATGCCTTTGCAGATATTCCGCTGGGAAATGCCAAAAACAAAATGGCTGTTTCGGCTTATGCAGGATACTACAATTATCAATTTGGACCCAATTATATCAGAAATATCGGCATCATGAATATCGCTTCTTCCGACCCGAATTTTGTCGGAAATAAAGCTATTGCCGGTCCGGGAAACCTGCAACCAACCATTGGAACAGGTAATATTATCTACGCACAGGCAGGATTATTATTACCAAGCCAAGCAGAAAAACCAAAAATCAGGATCCAGCCGTTCGCAGCCTATACTCATAAAAGTTTCGAGGCATTTGATAAATCTTCCTCGCAATTTGATGTCGGTGCCAACTGGTTTATCGACGGTCATCACGCAAAAATCACCACGCAATATTCTACAAGGCCGGTGTACACAAGTCCAACCGACAGCCCTTCTTCCAAAGGAGAATTCATTATACAATTTCAGATTTACCTGTAA
- a CDS encoding GNAT family N-acetyltransferase has product MEIEISSSIHLMYVNDIQQEMYDSAQRRGTGIAKRSIEYLSKKIIEGNAVIATDNGKWVGFCYIETWSHGQFVANSGLIVSPEFRHLGVARLIKDKVFTLSRNKYPNAKIFGLTTGLAVMKINSDLGYKPVIYSELTQDEEFWNGCKSCVNYDILMKKERKNCLCTAMLFVPENIKNSAEKSQSENQYNNEQESSFSI; this is encoded by the coding sequence ATGGAAATAGAAATTTCCTCATCCATTCATTTGATGTATGTGAATGATATACAGCAGGAAATGTATGATTCTGCACAGCGTCGGGGGACGGGCATTGCCAAACGTTCTATCGAATACCTCAGTAAAAAAATTATTGAAGGAAATGCGGTAATAGCTACTGATAACGGAAAATGGGTGGGTTTCTGTTATATCGAAACATGGTCTCATGGACAGTTTGTAGCTAATTCCGGACTGATCGTTTCTCCTGAATTCAGGCACTTGGGTGTGGCAAGATTGATTAAGGATAAAGTGTTCACTTTGTCCCGAAATAAGTATCCGAATGCAAAAATTTTCGGATTGACTACCGGATTAGCGGTTATGAAAATTAACAGTGATTTGGGATATAAGCCAGTTATTTATTCCGAGCTTACCCAGGATGAAGAGTTTTGGAACGGCTGCAAAAGTTGTGTGAATTATGATATTTTAATGAAGAAAGAACGGAAAAATTGTCTTTGCACGGCAATGCTTTTTGTCCCGGAAAATATAAAAAACAGTGCTGAGAAATCTCAGTCTGAAAATCAATACAATAATGAACAAGAAAGTAGTTTTAGCATTTAG
- the argG gene encoding argininosuccinate synthase, translating into MNKKVVLAFSGGLDTSYCAKYLSEVLGYDVYAVTVNTGGFSKEEEKELENKALILGVKEYRCVDAQEDYYNSCVKYLIFGNVLKNNTYPLSVSAERTIQAQEIAKFAIEVGADAIAHGSTGAGNDQVRFDLIFQVMCPDVEIITPIRDMALSREEEIEFLKSNGYEMEFQKAQYSVNKGLWGTSVGGKETLTSRNYLPEEAFPSQIKETQPSEMEVEFKNGEVVAVNGENFEHPVYAIQKIEELASAYGIGRDIHVGDTIVGIKGRVGFEAAAASVIIKAHHLLEKHTLSKYQQMMKSQLSDWYGNWLHEALFLDPVMRNIESFLVNSQKTVSGKVFVTLHPYRFILNGIESQHDLMSDEFGSYGEANRAWTGEDVKGYTKIVSNSLNIYHQINSAL; encoded by the coding sequence ATGAACAAGAAAGTAGTTTTAGCATTTAGCGGAGGTCTTGATACCTCTTACTGCGCTAAATATCTCAGTGAAGTACTGGGATATGATGTATATGCAGTCACTGTAAACACCGGCGGTTTTTCTAAGGAAGAAGAAAAAGAGCTGGAGAATAAAGCTTTGATTCTCGGGGTAAAAGAATACAGGTGTGTTGATGCTCAGGAAGATTATTACAATTCTTGCGTGAAGTATTTGATTTTTGGAAATGTTTTAAAAAACAATACTTATCCTTTATCCGTAAGTGCGGAACGTACGATTCAGGCGCAGGAAATTGCAAAGTTTGCGATTGAAGTCGGAGCTGATGCTATCGCTCACGGAAGTACTGGAGCAGGAAATGACCAGGTTCGTTTTGACTTGATTTTCCAGGTCATGTGCCCCGATGTGGAAATCATTACGCCGATTCGCGATATGGCTTTGTCTCGTGAAGAAGAAATTGAGTTTTTGAAAAGTAATGGCTATGAAATGGAATTTCAGAAAGCACAATATTCGGTGAATAAAGGACTTTGGGGAACTTCCGTGGGCGGAAAAGAAACGCTGACATCAAGAAATTATTTGCCTGAAGAGGCTTTTCCTTCTCAGATTAAAGAAACTCAGCCTTCAGAAATGGAAGTTGAGTTTAAAAACGGAGAAGTTGTTGCTGTAAACGGAGAAAATTTTGAACATCCTGTTTATGCCATTCAGAAAATTGAAGAATTGGCTTCTGCTTACGGAATCGGTCGTGATATTCACGTTGGAGATACGATTGTCGGAATTAAAGGAAGAGTGGGATTTGAAGCGGCTGCGGCGTCTGTGATTATCAAAGCACACCATTTATTGGAAAAACATACGCTTTCGAAATACCAGCAGATGATGAAGTCCCAATTATCCGACTGGTACGGAAACTGGCTTCACGAAGCACTTTTCCTGGATCCAGTGATGCGAAATATCGAGTCTTTCTTGGTTAATTCTCAAAAAACGGTCAGCGGAAAAGTTTTTGTAACGCTCCATCCTTATCGATTTATTTTGAATGGAATTGAGTCTCAACACGATCTGATGTCTGATGAATTCGGAAGCTATGGCGAAGCGAACAGAGCATGGACAGGCGAAGATGTGAAAGGTTATACAAAAATCGTAAGCAATTCTTTAAATATATATCATCAGATTAATTCAGCATTATGA